The region AAGAAGAAATTCAGGTAGTAGTAAAATCTAAATATGTGTCATAGGTGTGCGGTGGTGATTAAGTGAttagaaattttaatttaatgggTCTCGAGcatctgttttttttgttttgtcaaaaaaaaaaatttcacgaCGATCTTTAAAAAAACATAATGGTATCTGTGGGCGAGACGATCGTGCCGCAAGAACAGCAGCAGAGTTATTCGTGCGATCTCTGTTCCCAAAGTTTTGAACGCCGAGATCACCGCAACGAACACCGATGGTTCGAGCGCGCGGATTGAAGATATCCTTGTCCGTGGTGCGACATGGCTTCTGCCGAAAAGAAACAGCGACAAGAACATCAAAAACGAGAACACCTTACTCCGCGCTACCCGTGTGATCAGTGCGACAAGACGTTTTCTTTACCATGGAACAGAGATCGACATCGAAAGTGGTATCACGAATTGAAAGGTCAGAGGTACGCCTGCGACCAGTGTGACCAGACGTTTGCCACGCCGAGCTACAGAGATAAACATCGAAAGTTTCAACACGAACGCCAAGGCCAGAGATACCCCTGCGACCTGTGCGACAAGACGTTTGCCTCTCCACAAAGCAGAACCCAACATCGGAAGAGGTATCACGAACGACAAGATCAGAGATACCCATGCGATCAATGCGATAAGACATTTTCCATGCCAGATCACAGAAATCGACATCGAAAGTGGAAACACCAACGAAAAGGTCAGAGATATCCGTGCGACCTCTGTGACCAGACGTTTGCCTATCCGGTAAGCAGAGATCGACATCGAAAGTGGAAACACGAACGAAAAGGTCAGAGGTATCCGTATGATCTATGCGATAAGACGTTTGCCACTCCCGATAGCAGAACCCCTTCACCGAAAGTACCAACACGAATACAAAGACCAAAGTTACCACTGCGATCTATGCCACAAGACGTTTGCCTCTCCACAAAGCAGAACCCAACATCGAAAGTGGTATCACGAACGAAAAGGACAGAGATATCCGTGCGATCTATGCGGCAAGACCTTTGCTTAcccaaacaacagagataaacaTCGAAAGTGGAAACACGAACGAAAAGGTCAGAGATATCCGTGTGATTTGTGCTACAAGACGTTTTCCACCCCGGGATACAGAGATAAACATCGAGAGTTGTATCACgaacagaaaggccagagataTCCGTGTGATTTGTGCCACAAGACGTTTGCCACACCGAGCTACAGAGATAAACATCGAAAGTACCGACACGAACGAAAAGGTCAAAGATATCCCTGCGATCTGTGCGACAAGACCTTTTCTTTACCGGCAGACAAAGATCAACATCGAAAGTGGAAACACGAACACCAAGGCCAGAAATACCTCTGCCATCTGTGCGCCAAGACCTTTTCTTTACCGGGCAACAGAGATCGACACCGAAAGTATCAACACGAACGAAAAGGCCAGAGGTACCCGTGCGATTTATGCGACAAGATGTTTGCCACACCGGGAAACAGAGATGTGCATCGAAAAATCATCCATAAAAAAGGTTTAAATCAGATTTTTTTTGAGTTCTTACTATATAAAACTACCCAAAATCATTTATTATcataacaaaaatttgaaaaacacttaaagtggtactacgccccaaaaaaacaattctttttttttctttggatttcaaaactatgttaactaaacactaactgacccaagttttaagttctgatttaaaaagacacctgtttattttaactggaattttcttatttattggtccgccattactaactttaaaatcttgagagagctgggtcgaggagaaaatgacgtcaaagactcactagtttaagaatgcaatgtgtgtgtacgtggccgaattaatatgcagcacgggagtttcgggctttcagacttttaaacccgtgttttgcatatgtaataaattgcgtgtacacgctgaaaatttaagctagtgagtaaatgacgtcattttctctagatccaaccctctgaggtccaatcggccagttttgaacgtgagtaatggcggaccgtgaaatccaaaacttacactcaaaataaacagcctttggataaaactcaaagctcaaaattttgccagttaggtgttaagcaaacactctTTCAAAATCTGACTGGCTGGCTGTtgattaaaatttatttttgacgggggttttaagttgtttgggttagggttagaacaACCAACATGTCGTCGTCGGACCAGGAGAGCGTGGCGCCGTTACAGAATTCTTTTTTTGGTTGCGATCTCTGTCCTCAAAGTTTTGAGCGACGAGATCATCGCAACGAGCACCGATGGTTCGAGCACGCGGATCGAAGACATCCTTGTCCGTGGTGCGATCGAGCTTTTACCAGAAAGCACCAACGAGATCGACATCAAAAACGAGAACACCCTCATCCGCGTTACCCCTGTGATCTATGCCACAAGACCTTTACCACACCGGGAAACAGAGATCAGCATCGAAAGTACCAACACGAATTCCAAGACCAGAGATACCCGTGCGAATTGTGCAACAAGACCTTTTCCATTCCGGGAAACAGAGATCGACATCGGAAGTACCAACACGAACGCAAAGGTCAACAGAGATATTCTTGCGATTTATGCGACAAGACCTTTAGTGATCCATGGAGCAGAACTCGACATCGAAAGTTAAAACACGAACGAAAAGACCAGAGGTATCCCTGCCATTTGTACGACAAAACCTTTTCTTTACCGGGCAACAGAGATAATCATCAAAAGTGGTATCACGAACGAAAAGACCAGAGATACCCTTGCCAGTTGTGCGACAAGACCTTTTCCACGTCGGGACATAGAACGGTTCATCAAAAGTCCAAACACGCAGGTCAAAGATATCCGTGTCCGTACTGCCATAAGACGTTTTCTACATTGGGACATAGAGATTGACATCGAAGGAACATCAACGACAAGAACACCCTCATCCGCGCTACCCGTGCCAGCTGTGCGACAAGACGTTTTTTACATGGGGAGACAGAGATCGACATCGAAGATTAAAACACGAACAAAGagggcagagaaaaaaaatagggCTCccacaataacaaaaaaattttttaagTGCCATTTTTTTTATCTATTATTTTTTGCAGGGTTAATGGGTTGACAATTTGTCGCCCCTGTGATggttaaaatttatttttgatagGGGGTTTAGTTAGTTTTGGATTAAAACAGCCAATATGTCGGCGTCGGATGAGAGCGAAAGCGTGGCGAAGAATTCTTTTTTTGGTTGCGATCTGTGTTCCCAAACTTTTGATCGACGAGATCATCGCAACGAGCACCGATGGTTTGAACACGCGGATCGAAGATATCCTTGTCAATGGTGCGATGAAACCTTTACCGAGAAGACCCAGCGACAAGAACACCAACGACTAGAACACCCTAATCCGCGCTACCCCTGCGGGCTCTGCGACCAGACGTTTTCCACGTTGGGACACAAAAATTGACCTCGAAAGTTTCAACACAAACGAAAAGGTCAGAGATACCCATGTGATCTGTGCGACAAAACCTTTTCCACCCTGGGAGACAGAGATCGCCATCGAAAGTGGAAACACGAATTAAAAGGCCAGAGGTACCCCTGCCACTTATGCGATCAGACGTTTGCCTGTACGAGAAGTAGAGCCATACATCGAAAGTATCAACACGAACGCCAAGGTCAGAGATACCCATGTGATTTGTGCGACAAAACCTTTTCCACCCCGGGAGACAGATCGTCATCGAAAGTGGAAACACGAATTAAAAGGCCAGAGGTACCCCTGCCACTTATGCGACCAGACGTTTGCCTCTACGAGAAGTAGAGCCATACATCGAAAGTATCAACACGAACGCCAAGGCCAGAGATGCCTGTGTGATCTATGCGACAAAACCTTTTCCACCCCAGGAGACGGAGATCGTCATCGAAAATCCAAACACGAATTAAAAGGCCAGAGGTACCCCTGCCATGTGTGTCAAAAGACATTTGCCACACCGGATAGCAGAGCTGTTCATCGAAAAGAGCAACATGAAGGAAAAGGCCAGAATTACCCCTGCCAGTGGTGCCACGAGACGTTTTCCAGAGCGGGAAACAGAAATCAGTATGAAAAGACCAAACACAAAGGCCAGAGGTACCCATGCCAGGAGTGCGACCAGACGTTTTCCTCAGCGGCATACAGAGATAAACATCAAAAGTGGAAACACGAATTGAAAGGCCAGAGGTATCCTTGCGACCTCTGTGACCAGACGTTTGCCACACCGACATACAAGATTGAGCATCGAAAATCCAAACACAAAGGCCAGAGATATCCTTGCCATTTATGCGGCAAGACGTTTTCTTTACCAAACAATATAGAAATAAACATCGAAAGTTGAAACACAAACGCCAAGCCCGTGCGACTTGTGCGACCAGACGTTTGCCTATCCGGAAAGCAGAACCCAACACCGAAAGTTAAAACATGAACGCCAAGGCCAGAGATACCCGTGTGACTTGTGCGACAAGACGTTTGCCACGCCATTGGGCAGAAATAAACATCAAAAAACCATCCATAAAGGTTTAATAAAAAACATTTaccacaaaaaaatataaatattatcaTAATCGGGCAAgtggtaaacaaaaaaaaatatgattttttaaTTGAAAAGGGGTTTTggtctttattttgtttttggtttttaggAACTGTTACTACTACTGCAGCTGCTGCTGACACCACTACCACTAATACCCAACCATGTGTTCTgatcaaaaatgaatttttgggGAATTGTGGTAAGGAGACCACGAGCAATCCTCTTTGGTACAAAGACGACGAACACCACTTCGGtaagttttaattttaataaaaagttTGCTTGCATCAGAATACAAAAAACTAAGTTCTTGTataaaaatttgaattttttattatttggtTGGTTTTTTATAGTGAtagtcaaaaaagaaaaagatggtTAATTAACCGTGGTGGCGGCTAACTATGGCGGGGAGACAGAAAAACTGGATAGAAAGAGGGGTGCACAAATTTGGATTTGACGATAGTAAGAGTAGAAGTATTTTACTgtttgttttttggtatttttttgaTTTGTTGCGGTGAATGTTTTTGGTTGTAGTAGTTAAAAAGTATCCATATTTATTATGTTTTGtggtttttttctctctttctttctctctctctttttttttaaattcaaatggtggaatttaaaaaaaaacccttttatCAGTCGCAACGCTTactcctcaatttttttttcaccggaAAGAGATTTTGTCGATTAAGCTTTGCGACCACGgggtttaaaattatttaccCCATTTTCATGAGAGTGAGAGACAAAGAACCACATTGTATTTTTGTTGCGGTATTGAAAAATATACTTATATGATAAAAAGCTTTATGGGTACTCTACTCTCTTAATGAAATATAAATGGCAATGTTTTTACAGCCAAGCTCcttaaaaatcttttttttgctaaaaaacacccattttgttttagtttgtttgatgcataatttaaaaattacTCAGTGCATTTGcctaaaagtttttttttcatttatttggtGACTCGATGACTCGATGACTCGATGCCGCCTGGTTAGAAAGTTTGATTGTGGTGTactcattgtttttgtttgtgtttttgtgttttcaaattttcaaatgaaattgtGATCGATGttatatttaaaattaaatttaacgaGTGAGCCGAGACATGTTTGAATGGACGATCaacttgttgttttcttttttttactttttgttgtaattttaattattgTCGTCTTGCTAAGAAAGATGTGTAATTAGATGGTGATCTTGGTTGTTTGTGTGTGATACACTTTTTTTTCCGTCATGGTGTAACCATGAACGGTtcagatttgttttttttttttttggagtttGCTTAGTTCGATGATGAGTTGTTTCATTCAAACATATCCgtatcttgaaattttttgtttAGAGTTTAATATACCTTGttcttaaataaagaaaaaaaatttttagcGTTTTGTTATTGAGTGTAAGCAAGTTGACGACGATCTTTTGTAGCTCTTTTATTCAAGTAAAATGGAGTTGGTGACTATATaatatttgtttacttttttcttcttttgttacacattaattaaaaaaaaataaaaaaataatcccctttttttgttgtttgttggtttttcaTCAGAGTTTTCTCCATCAAAAAAAGAGGACGACGACTAGACAACCGGCCGGGTGGCGATGcgagtttttgaaatgaaaaaaaaaaaatgaaaacaaatttaaaaaagttaatttggtaaaaaaaataattaacaaaaatggcagatgtTGCTGCGATCATCTGCGTTGATCGCAGTATTACCATGAGTCTCTCAGGTGCTCTGATCTCCAAAACTCAATTTCCACCTGACGTGATGTCTACAGTTGCCTTGTACGATCAATTTTGGTTTGACCAATGTGGTATCATGTGCGAAGCTTTTAATCGCGAAGTATTAGAAAAATTGTGGACTTGGCGTCACGAATGTCCCGACGATGCTTGTCTCGACGCCGTGTTCGGTTTGCATTCGACGTTGCAGAGACGATTTGAAACTTCTCGGAGTGACGGTTACTCAAATGTTTCCTAAAACAGTTTGCTGAAGATTGTGGTGTTTTTTTGGAGTCGCCAGCTCCAGATGGCAATGATCGAGTGTGGATTAAAAGAGAAGGCAGTGGTTTGGTTGCTGTTTTTGCCAAGTTTCGAAATCACGACGAGTTGTTACCTTCTTTACTTACTCGAATTTTTAATGTTTGGTGGAAACAGCCGGAGGACTTGCCGCCAGAAATACAACGTTGGTTGTTTCTTTTGCAAGACGTCATTCCCACAATGCACACAACACAGCAACAAACACAACAGCGGCTACTACAGAAAGAGAAGGTTGGTGGTGACTGCTGCTCTGCTGATGTCGAAGTCGACAACgaatgaacaaaaaattttttgttttcagtcaAAAAGTCATTATTATCTattacaatttatttttttcgttgCTTTAGTCTGTTATATCATCgttgatttttgatttttgatcttattttttattttgtattattattacactGAACATGTATGTTGTTGTGTATGTAGATTTCTCTCACGTGcctgttgtatttttttttggtttttgacaAGGTGTggtcgacaaaaaaaaaaaaggcccagATCATTCAAAAAAAAAGCACGACCTCGTGTGACGCAaccatcgtttttttttttgtctgattGGAGAATTTTTTCTGCGGTGGTAGCGTCGGAGAGTTTGTTTGGCCGGCCAATATACACAAGGGATTGTGGGTAGTAAATTTTAAAATCTCGTCAAAAtggttgttgttattattcatCTTAATTAAGGTATGGGTTTAGGGTTATTAAATTGGTGGGGAATTGTTCGGCACGTTTGAGACCACTTTCGTGCATGTAACTGTAGAAGAGAGATCTCGTCACGTGTGCTTTTTCAAAGTCGATCGTGGTTCTTAAAATTATCTCTTGGACCAttcttcctctcttttttttcttttttaattaaaaaaaaaaaagggtcatCGATTTATAAAATCGACcagtttttataaaaaaattttttttttttaaagatgaaGTCATCTCTGCGAGTTAGTTGGTAAAGTTTCCAATTTTGCGGTTGTCACCTATTTTATTGCCAGGTTGTTGTATCTCTTGTTGATCATCGataagtttgtttgctttttggaGAACGCcttgttttttaattatttaattaacttATTTAGTGCTAAGATGCTTTGATTTGTCgtatacattaaaaaaaatttttaagtTTGATTGTGTATACacgcagatttttttttttatcacaaatCGTAGATAGGCTACATCATCATATATGATTTTTTCGTCATCATAGcttgtgttttttctttgttttgtgagtatcgtttttaattaaatttgctgatgtttttgttttgttttttttttgtatattttcCATCACTTAGGATCATTTTTTATTTGTCTTGTATATACAATTATTAGTTTACTTTGACTTTTGATCATCGTTGTCTGTGACTACAATGAGAGCAGTTTTAATTAATGGTCAAAAAACATCCCgattacaaaacaatttttttttcctccaaacaaaacaaaataagcaCAACGCTACACATGTGGTTAATTAATAGTATGCCGAGATCGCATTAGGTAAGTTTTAATCACTTCGTCAGTgcgttatttatttttacttgcatgtttgttattttttttatttccgtcatttatttatgtatttgatGTTTTTACATCTTAGTTTCTAAGGCACCACTCTATACTGGAGTCATGTGTCAAGAACGCATtaagttttttcaaaatgagtCACCCTTTTTCGTTTATTCACTCTTGACAATCTGTTCCAATCTGTTCCTCCATTGTATTATTATACTCGTGATTTGTCTATTCTGtacaaaaaatgtttcttttatCTGTTCCAttgtagaatttttttttgttaacttaTCATGCCTGTGCAAGTTTTATCTattccatttttgttttttagctttttttaaagaaaaattttttgtaaacaccctcaaaacgttttttctttgttattaatATCGtcgaaaacattaaaaaactgTTTTTGGTGGTGTCATATTAAtttcaaaaattaatttaaaaaaaaataaaacaaattaattttaaaaaaaagttattgttgtgattgtttgttgttttttagcTAACTAACATCTGTCAAAACATGAtgaaaaaacaatacaaatagCACCAGATActttgagtttgttgttgtctGTCATCGTTGACCAAAGAGCATCTCACTTCTTTTCACGACCAAATTTACTATTAGAGAAAATCATCATCGAGGTAAGTATTTTTTTATAAACCTTAAGACAAGGAATGGGTTACTTATTTTGAAAATCTCAGGGTTTTCAATTTCAGATAAATTCAAAcataagtttgtttttctcaaattaaaacaTGAACTCGCTCACAAATGGTACCACGCTCtcctttcaaagaaaaaaagtgaTTGTCAGTCGCTCGTGTTTTGGGTTAGTAGTTTTGTGaaaattttttatttaatttgtgCTATGTCgttgcaatatattttttctttaaatcgCATTCAAAGTTTATCCTCATTGCGTCTTTCGATTCTAAATTTTTTTGTAAACGTTAGTCATGTGGCGGTGAATTTGATCGAGCCAAaaagttttttagttttatcacaagagtgttttttttttttttttttgatgtgTACTTTTTTTGATGTGAAAACGTAAATCGTAaatataacaattttttttttttggaaaaaaatttgaGTCCATATTACtttgatgaattattaaatGTGGCTAAGGTCGTAGCCCACGATCATGTTAGTTATTACAACAATTACACATTCGTATTTTTTTCATGTGTGTCTTCACCAGTTTGcaaaattctaaaaaaagacCATAATAgtttgcaacctcgttcccagggtctctcttctctgcttccattgtcgttgagaaaagacgacaatggaggcagagaagagagaccctgggaacgaggttgaatagTCTGGTGGttggttttaaatttctttattttttgtttattaaatataggagatatttgcaaattattcgCAACGTTGATGTCGATTAAAAATCAAATATGGAATGGGTTCTTGAAAAAATTATCGACGATGATTTACTACTAACTGAtgaataaatttttttttggaaatcttTATCCATGCgtgtaaaattattttttgtagACCGTTCAAATTTTCCTTGCTACATGCACTTTACATTTTTCATTATATTCttataaattaaattgttcactcTAATAGTAGTGTTACAACAGTCAGCAAGCAACCATCTTAGGGTCATGTCGTCCTAAtcgaattaaaaaaaactgtagaGAGTAGtacattattgtttttgttatagtTGTCTTGTGATTAGACTTTTTTTTCGGTACAAATTGATTGATAGGCATACTCCAtcatgatgttttttttttccgcataAATGTACATGCCAAGATCAGATCGAATCCaatcagtttgttttttttttggttttgtttttgtcagtgGAACCATAAGGTAAACcattctgttttcttttttttttcaactaaatTTCATATGAAAACCGAccgaataatttttttttaaaatgacctGCATCCATGATATCGCGGCTAGGTAAGCGGGGTGTAAATTGCAAAGTTACCATAGGTCCAACGAAAAAAATTAGTGCCTTGAGTCGCTTTGTTTGGGTTGTTTAAAGTTAATTGTTTCATGGTTTGAAAATTAATCTCATCACCTGCACCCACATTTTCAATAGTTCCACCTACTGTAAGCACAAAATGGGCATTGGtgccttgttgttgttgcaatAATACGATCGGTTGAAAATCATAACCATCAAAGAAACGTTTTAATCCTCCCATTTTGGTGTAATAAGAAATACGGTATTCTTTTTCTAAATAGTTTAATACAGAAGAAAAGAGAGGAGGCTGCTGGTTGCTTGTCTAGGCTGATAACGCGGTAAATAATCggtattaaataaatttccaaaacactcaaGTTTAACATCTTCATGAAATTCATCTTGtagtagtttcttttttttctggccCTTTTTCAATCAACTTACTTCACATATTCACAAATACATCAAGTCAAAGACCAACTATGACAGTATGTTATAGAATCGGGCCGGTTGATATTAATCCACTTCAACACGTTTCACAAAGCCacgtttatttgttttttaatgcCTTCATcgatcaaacattttttttgggggggattCCCTAAAAAATACAATGTTGACGTCGTCGTAAAATcgaatgtgtgtgtgtgttttttttttgttgacttGGAAGAGAAAATTTTTCTCCTCGCAACATCGCTGACCATCTCTGTTTGCTCTAAGACGACATTTAGATTTGTCACTGTTTTTGGTTTGGTGGTGGTATGTTGATCCGTTTGTTTGCAGTTTGTTGCTTACTATTTGTCATTTGATTAGTTGATGGGTAAGGAGGGTAAGATTCTAATTTGTTCTCGAGTTTTTTAGATCGACCACATGACGAGGATTAAGACTCTTtactactttttgtttttttgtatatGTTCCTCTTACTTTCGTGCGTGCCAATTAGCATTCTTCGCACTTAAAAGTAAaagtttttcctttggtgagttcttgtatttaattaattataataTACTAATTATAGTCTCTTTGATGAGTTCGTTTGTGACATTGTCAACTGTGCGATCGAACATTATGTTTGTAGCTCTTTTAGTAATCATGTAATAAAAATTTCGGTTTAATATGTCGAT is a window of Montipora foliosa isolate CH-2021 chromosome 5, ASM3666993v2, whole genome shotgun sequence DNA encoding:
- the LOC138004485 gene encoding uncharacterized protein translates to MARKRKWGSTVATCGGERQKKHGRRRAFRAPRTLKCEFCPKMFAGSKNRGQHKKDKHRRRNSGTVTTTAAAADTTTTNTQPCVLIKNEFLGNCGKETTSNPLWYKDDEHHFVIVKKEKDG